Within the Candidatus Methylomirabilis sp. genome, the region GACGTCCGGAGCCTGACCCCCGAGCTGCTCCCAGACCTCGTAGGCGAAGGTCCGGGTTCCGGCGAAGAAGGCCGGGTGCCAGACGTGGCTGGCATAGAACGCCGTCGCAGCGGCCTGCTGCGCCGCACTCGCCGCCGCCTCTCGGCCCCCCGGAACCGCCCGCACCGCCGCGCCGTAGGCGCGCGCTTGGGCCAGCTTGTCCGGGGAGGCCTCGGCGGGCACGAAGAGCTCGCAGCCCAGCCCCGCCGCCGCGGCATAGGCGGCCACCGCCGCAGCGGCGTTGCCCGAGGAGTCCTCCACGACTCGCGTGATTCCCAACTGACGCGCCAGGCTGAGCAGGACGGCCGCGCCCCGGTCTTTGAAAGACCCGGTGGGCATCAGGAACTCGAGCTTGCAGAGGATCTCGGTCCCGTCCCACCGGAGGGGAAGGAGCGGGGTCATCCCCTCCCCCAGGCTCACGGCCGCCTCCGGGCCGGGGAGGGGGAAGGCCTCCCAGTAGCGCCAGAGGCCGGGGGGGCGCGCCCCAAGCGCCGCGCGGGGGAAGGGCCGATCCTGCCGGGACTCGAACGGTCCGCCGCACTCGCACCGCCAGGGTCCGTCGGCGTAGGCCGCGACCCGGCCGCAGGCCGCACAGCTCAGGTCACCCATACGGGAGTCGCGCGGGGGCAGGCTCGTAGCGCCGGAGTGTGGGGTCCACCTGGCGCGCCCAGGCCTCGATCCCCCCGCGAAGGTTGACAGCCTTCTGGAACCCGAGGCG harbors:
- a CDS encoding pyridoxal-phosphate dependent enzyme gives rise to the protein MGDLSCAACGRVAAYADGPWRCECGGPFESRQDRPFPRAALGARPPGLWRYWEAFPLPGPEAAVSLGEGMTPLLPLRWDGTEILCKLEFLMPTGSFKDRGAAVLLSLARQLGITRVVEDSSGNAAAAVAAYAAAAGLGCELFVPAEASPDKLAQARAYGAAVRAVPGGREAAASAAQQAAATAFYASHVWHPAFFAGTRTFAYEVWEQLGGQAPDVLVVPAGHGTLLLGSWWGFGDLVRWGYVGGAPRLIAVQAERCAPLAAAWARREPPPPERTVAEGIAIAAPVRLRQMRRAVEETGGAVVAVSEEAIVAAWRGAARTGLFVEPTAAAALAGLSAALRAGLCRPGERIVVPLTGSGLKAASAVARLLP